In the Mesorhizobium sp. genome, one interval contains:
- a CDS encoding D-amino-acid transaminase, producing MPRIAYVNGRYVPHRDAAVHIEDRGYQFADGVYEVCEVARGNLMDATRHLDRLDRSLRELRIGWPMHRSALVTVMREVVTRNRVGNGLVYVQVTRGVAGRDFVFPENVAPSLVVTAKKVDPGLAARRAETGIKVITLPENRWDRVDIKSVGLLPNVLAKQAAKEAGAQEAWFVDADGFVKEGGSSNAWIVTKDGRLVTRPAESGILRGITRTTLFDVAERLGLTIEERGFSVAEAKAAREAFISSATTIAMSVVEIDGAPIANGYPGSVVQSLRQAFFDVAEKTPA from the coding sequence ATGCCCCGCATCGCCTATGTCAACGGCCGCTACGTTCCACATCGGGATGCGGCCGTTCATATCGAGGATCGGGGCTATCAGTTTGCCGACGGCGTCTACGAGGTCTGCGAGGTTGCGCGGGGCAATCTGATGGACGCGACCCGCCATCTCGACCGCCTCGACAGGTCGCTGCGCGAACTGCGAATCGGCTGGCCGATGCATCGTTCGGCCCTAGTGACGGTGATGCGCGAGGTGGTGACCCGCAACCGCGTCGGGAACGGCCTCGTCTACGTGCAGGTGACGCGCGGCGTTGCCGGTCGCGATTTCGTCTTTCCGGAAAACGTGGCCCCGTCGCTCGTGGTGACCGCAAAGAAGGTCGATCCGGGCCTGGCCGCCAGACGTGCAGAAACCGGCATCAAGGTGATCACCCTGCCGGAAAACCGCTGGGACCGTGTCGACATCAAGTCCGTGGGGCTGCTGCCCAACGTACTGGCCAAGCAAGCCGCCAAGGAGGCGGGCGCGCAGGAAGCGTGGTTTGTCGATGCCGACGGCTTCGTGAAGGAGGGCGGATCGTCGAACGCCTGGATCGTCACGAAGGATGGCCGCCTGGTCACAAGGCCCGCGGAGTCTGGTATCTTGCGCGGCATAACCCGCACGACCCTGTTCGACGTGGCCGAGAGACTGGGATTGACGATCGAGGAGCGCGGCTTTTCCGTCGCCGAGGCGAAAGCAGCCCGCGAGGCCTTCATCAGCTCCGCCACGACCATCGCGATGTCGGTCGTGGAAATCGACGGAGCCCCAATTGCCAACGGTTATCCCGGCTCGGTCGTCCAATCGCTGCGCCAGGCGTTTTTTGACGTTGCGGAAAAGACTCCGGCCTGA
- the hfq gene encoding RNA chaperone Hfq, producing MAERSQNLQDLFLNSVRKSKNPLTIFLINGVKLTGVVTSFDNFCVLLRRDGHSQLVYKHAISTIMPSQPVQMFDGEEGA from the coding sequence ATGGCGGAACGATCGCAAAACCTCCAGGACCTGTTCCTCAACTCGGTTCGCAAGAGCAAGAACCCACTCACCATCTTCCTGATCAACGGCGTCAAACTCACCGGCGTCGTGACCTCGTTCGACAATTTCTGCGTCCTGCTGCGCCGCGACGGTCACTCGCAGCTGGTCTACAAGCATGCGATCTCGACGATCATGCCCAGCCAGCCGGTGCAGATGTTCGACGGCGAAGAAGGCGCCTGA
- the trkA gene encoding Trk system potassium transporter TrkA translates to MRVIICGAGQVGYGIAERLAAERNDISVIDTSPELIRAIRDSLDVRGIVGHGAHPDVLEAAGAAEADMIIAVTLYDEVNMIACKVAHSLFNVPTKIARIRSQSYLQPHYQDLFSREHLPIDVVISPELEVGEMVLRRIALPGATDVVRFADGKVAMVAIECLEECPVINTPLAQLSELFPDLPSTVVGVSRAGKLFVPHSGDQLLAGDLAYVVTTKEQVRRTLGLFGHEETEASRIVIAGGGNIGLYVARALEQRQIRTRVKLIENTRERAIAIADQLRKTVVLHGSALDQKLLLEADIEDADLMVALTNNDQVNILSSVIAKQLGCKGNLALINNPSYHDLTKTIGVDAYINPRNVTISRVLQHVRRGRIRAVHSVQKGAAEIIEAEALETSPLVGPLLRDADLPSGMRIGAIYRDGAVLKPDGGMRIKPKDRVVIFAMAKEVRQVEQMFRVSLEFF, encoded by the coding sequence ATGCGGGTCATCATCTGCGGTGCTGGACAGGTCGGATACGGCATCGCGGAGCGCCTCGCCGCAGAGCGCAACGACATTTCGGTCATCGACACGTCGCCCGAGCTGATCCGGGCCATTCGTGATTCGCTCGACGTGCGCGGCATCGTCGGCCACGGCGCGCATCCAGACGTGCTCGAAGCCGCCGGTGCCGCCGAGGCGGACATGATCATCGCCGTGACGCTCTACGACGAGGTGAACATGATCGCCTGCAAGGTCGCACATTCGCTGTTCAACGTGCCGACCAAGATCGCCCGTATCCGGTCCCAGTCCTACCTCCAGCCGCATTATCAGGATCTGTTCTCGCGCGAGCACCTGCCGATCGACGTGGTGATCTCGCCGGAGCTCGAGGTCGGCGAGATGGTGCTACGGCGCATCGCGCTGCCGGGCGCGACGGATGTGGTCCGCTTCGCCGACGGCAAGGTCGCGATGGTCGCGATCGAATGCCTGGAGGAATGCCCGGTCATCAATACGCCGCTCGCACAGCTCAGCGAGTTGTTCCCGGACCTGCCCTCGACGGTGGTCGGCGTCAGCCGCGCCGGCAAGCTGTTCGTGCCGCATTCGGGCGATCAATTGCTCGCCGGCGACCTGGCCTATGTCGTCACGACCAAGGAACAGGTGCGCCGCACCCTCGGCCTGTTCGGACATGAGGAGACCGAAGCCTCGCGGATCGTCATCGCCGGCGGCGGCAATATCGGTCTCTACGTCGCAAGGGCGCTGGAACAGCGCCAGATCCGCACCCGAGTGAAACTGATCGAGAACACGCGCGAGCGCGCCATCGCCATTGCCGATCAGTTGAGGAAAACCGTGGTGCTGCACGGAAGCGCCCTCGACCAGAAGCTTCTGCTCGAAGCCGACATAGAAGATGCCGACCTGATGGTTGCCCTGACGAACAACGATCAGGTCAATATCCTGTCGAGCGTCATCGCCAAGCAGCTTGGCTGCAAGGGCAATCTCGCCCTGATTAACAATCCATCCTACCACGATCTCACCAAGACGATCGGGGTCGACGCCTACATCAACCCGCGCAACGTGACGATTTCGCGGGTGCTCCAGCATGTGCGCCGCGGCCGCATCCGGGCGGTGCACAGCGTGCAGAAGGGGGCGGCCGAAATCATCGAAGCCGAGGCTCTCGAAACCTCGCCGCTGGTTGGTCCGCTTCTGCGCGATGCGGACCTCCCGTCGGGCATGCGCATTGGTGCGATCTATCGCGACGGTGCGGTCCTCAAGCCTGACGGCGGCATGCGCATCAAACCGAAAGACCGCGTCGTGATATTCGCCATGGCCAAGGAAGTCCGGCAGGTGGAGCAGATGTTCCGCGTCAGCCTGGAATTCTTCTGA